In Bacillus sp. FJAT-45037, the following are encoded in one genomic region:
- a CDS encoding PucR family transcriptional regulator yields MSQRIIQTKINNKTVALLTNRGEGFGFEVVRYLLYFNKAIRMYEVNNGTMDDNIKRLFHDAQVEPSLTPPHSDVLWIHPAGSTPIGFWKDRLSEKEQALLVLLYKEYQHLPQPTSTSDRLWTEWLLHDSTVPPINKDVQFIHLFLDETIDDYPSFSETLHAAIPQTESLVWIDEQYAVLVLLVEDYFDPVDYEGFVEAIATDFYIDLYLMIGLKTEVSQTKAAFEWQRKAFYHLKKNQTKKHVYHEHELIPLDLMRTISKEETTPLIYRLIGEDLSKDKELLTSISTFFDHNLNTTQAAKALHMHRNSLQYRIDKFVERTGLDIKHFPQAALVYLLIMLHNESS; encoded by the coding sequence TTGAGCCAGAGGATCATTCAAACGAAAATAAATAATAAAACAGTCGCCCTTCTCACAAACCGTGGGGAGGGTTTTGGTTTTGAAGTCGTTCGTTATTTGTTATACTTCAACAAAGCAATAAGAATGTACGAGGTGAACAATGGAACAATGGATGACAATATCAAACGATTATTTCACGATGCACAAGTAGAACCAAGCTTGACTCCTCCGCACTCTGATGTGTTGTGGATACACCCTGCTGGCTCTACTCCTATAGGATTTTGGAAAGACCGATTATCAGAGAAGGAACAGGCTCTACTTGTTTTACTCTATAAAGAATACCAGCATCTACCTCAACCAACATCGACATCTGATCGCTTATGGACAGAGTGGCTCCTTCACGATTCGACTGTTCCTCCTATAAATAAGGATGTTCAGTTTATTCATCTTTTTCTCGATGAAACGATTGATGACTACCCCTCGTTTTCCGAAACATTACATGCTGCGATTCCGCAAACAGAGAGCTTAGTTTGGATCGATGAGCAATATGCGGTTCTTGTCCTTTTAGTCGAAGATTATTTTGACCCTGTTGATTATGAAGGCTTTGTCGAGGCCATTGCCACTGACTTCTACATTGATCTTTATCTAATGATTGGGTTAAAAACAGAGGTTTCACAAACGAAAGCAGCCTTTGAGTGGCAGAGAAAGGCTTTTTATCATTTGAAGAAAAACCAGACAAAGAAGCATGTGTACCATGAGCATGAACTGATACCGCTCGATTTAATGCGTACGATTTCAAAAGAGGAAACCACTCCGCTGATCTATCGATTGATTGGTGAGGATCTATCGAAAGACAAAGAACTCTTAACGAGTATCTCAACGTTCTTCGATCATAATCTAAATACAACTCAGGCTGCTAAAGCACTTCATATGCATCGTAACAGCTTGCAGTACCGCATTGATAAATTTGTAGAGCGCACAGGTCTTGATATTAAACATTTCCCACAAGCCGCTCTTGTTTATTTACTTATCATGTTACACAATGAATCCTCATAA
- a CDS encoding YheE family protein, whose translation MISHFQWKEIRNNLVRQEWAFSFYYQGQYLTGSYHKDGSMTWGQPTPSVEQRQELEPRIHDLMLYHVYEEH comes from the coding sequence ATGATCTCGCATTTTCAATGGAAAGAAATTCGAAACAACTTAGTTCGTCAGGAATGGGCGTTCTCATTTTATTATCAAGGTCAGTATTTAACTGGGAGCTATCATAAAGACGGTTCGATGACATGGGGCCAACCTACACCGAGTGTAGAACAGCGACAAGAACTTGAGCCGAGAATTCATGACCTCATGCTCTATCATGTATATGAGGAGCATTAA
- a CDS encoding DUF445 domain-containing protein, producing MQTAWFIGFMVIVGAVIGGMTNSLAIKMLFRPYTEKRIWKWRVPFTPGLIPKRHQELATQLGHMVVRYLLTAEGLGNKLKSATFINGMNSWLQSELKALLRSEQTIAHLLEQKFSTTNPRQLMVKKTNEFIGSGYDRFFEENRQKSIAEVVPIGVLNKMDESTPMIAQFLLERGQTLFSSEEGKERLSQMIDRFLLNKGTLGNMVSMFLGNERLVDKLQPELMKFMRDDGTKKMVEGILKSEWDKLKKKEFALVEEQLDRDEVVRYVTEVIEANVPAFQWIEQPLSEWTSSYEEPLLTKVVPKLVDATADLLATHLEGLLERLHLEEIVREQVEAFSVERLEELVLTISKKEFKMITYLGALLGGMIGLIQGLIVHFIG from the coding sequence TTGCAGACAGCTTGGTTTATTGGATTTATGGTTATAGTTGGCGCCGTCATTGGTGGGATGACTAATTCACTTGCCATTAAAATGTTATTTCGACCATATACAGAAAAAAGAATTTGGAAATGGCGTGTTCCATTTACACCAGGATTAATTCCAAAGCGCCATCAAGAATTAGCGACGCAATTAGGTCATATGGTCGTTCGTTATTTGTTAACAGCAGAAGGACTTGGTAACAAACTCAAAAGTGCTACCTTTATAAATGGTATGAATAGCTGGCTTCAGTCGGAATTAAAAGCATTATTACGAAGTGAGCAGACGATTGCCCATCTCCTCGAGCAGAAGTTCTCAACGACGAACCCAAGACAACTCATGGTAAAGAAAACAAACGAGTTTATTGGCAGTGGGTATGACCGTTTTTTTGAAGAGAATCGACAGAAGTCCATTGCAGAAGTCGTACCAATTGGTGTATTAAATAAGATGGATGAAAGTACACCTATGATTGCTCAATTTTTATTAGAGCGTGGTCAAACTCTCTTTAGTAGTGAAGAAGGCAAAGAGCGACTGAGTCAGATGATCGATCGGTTCTTATTAAATAAAGGTACGTTAGGCAATATGGTTTCAATGTTTTTAGGGAATGAACGTCTTGTCGATAAACTTCAACCAGAATTAATGAAGTTTATGCGTGATGATGGAACGAAGAAAATGGTAGAAGGTATCTTAAAAAGTGAGTGGGACAAGTTAAAGAAAAAAGAGTTCGCGCTAGTTGAAGAGCAGCTCGATCGTGACGAAGTCGTTCGCTATGTTACGGAGGTAATTGAGGCAAATGTTCCCGCCTTTCAATGGATAGAGCAACCTTTATCAGAATGGACATCATCTTATGAAGAGCCTTTATTAACAAAAGTTGTACCGAAGCTTGTAGATGCAACGGCCGATTTACTTGCGACTCATTTAGAAGGATTGTTGGAACGATTGCATTTAGAAGAGATTGTTCGTGAACAAGTAGAAGCGTTCAGTGTCGAGCGTCTAGAGGAGCTTGTCTTAACGATTTCTAAGAAAGAATTTAAGATGATTACCTACCTCGGAGCACTATTAGGTGGGATGATTGGATTGATTCAAGGTTTAATCGTTCATTTTATCGGGTAA
- a CDS encoding YlbF family regulator: MSNVYDKAHELKKAISESEEFSTLKAMHEEIEADDIAKKMLENFRNLQLELQQKQMQGVQITEEEAQKAQQQFELVQQHELISKLMEAEQRLSVIIGDINKIITEPLEEIYGNPGAE, encoded by the coding sequence ATGTCAAATGTATACGATAAGGCTCATGAACTTAAGAAAGCAATCTCTGAGAGTGAGGAGTTCTCTACTCTTAAAGCAATGCACGAGGAAATTGAAGCAGACGATATTGCGAAGAAGATGTTAGAAAACTTCCGTAATCTTCAATTAGAGCTTCAACAAAAGCAAATGCAAGGTGTTCAAATCACTGAAGAGGAAGCTCAAAAAGCACAACAACAATTCGAGCTTGTTCAACAGCATGAGCTAATCTCTAAATTAATGGAAGCAGAGCAACGTCTAAGCGTAATCATTGGTGACATCAACAAAATCATCACTGAGCCATTAGAAGAAATCTACGGTAACCCAGGCGCTGAGTAA
- a CDS encoding Cof-type HAD-IIB family hydrolase produces MTYRLLALNIDGTLIGSNAKISKQTKAAIEYVKQKNVYVTLVTSRPHRSAERIAKSLKLDSSYLVTNGGACVAEDIEDPLSIKRININTTLQLVEVLEQYDCHIRVLHESFAIGNKVRQKSQLIAKMTIGVGDPLFYPVSFVDSVYDRLMQEAIAPPKVQVQFFDEVEQESALKQVKDMVKGIKIASVNKGKVDIVSEDVSKLNGLQLVGQKLGISLQEMVAVGSYEDDIEMLEQVGLGVAMGNGEKSVKQVADWVTRSNDQNGVSYMIREVFRKQLRVQVE; encoded by the coding sequence ATGACGTACCGATTATTAGCCCTGAACATTGATGGGACCTTAATTGGCTCAAACGCCAAAATCTCAAAACAGACGAAAGCAGCTATTGAGTATGTGAAACAAAAAAATGTTTATGTCACTTTGGTTACTTCAAGGCCGCATCGATCGGCAGAACGGATCGCAAAATCATTAAAGCTAGATAGTAGTTATCTGGTGACAAATGGGGGGGCGTGTGTGGCAGAGGATATCGAAGATCCTTTGTCAATCAAACGCATCAACATCAATACTACCCTTCAATTGGTGGAGGTATTAGAGCAATATGACTGTCATATTCGTGTGCTGCATGAAAGCTTTGCGATAGGAAATAAAGTGCGTCAAAAAAGCCAGCTCATTGCCAAAATGACTATTGGTGTAGGCGACCCACTCTTTTATCCTGTTTCTTTTGTAGATTCAGTTTACGATCGTCTCATGCAAGAAGCGATTGCACCACCAAAGGTACAGGTACAATTTTTTGATGAGGTAGAACAAGAATCTGCATTAAAACAAGTGAAGGACATGGTTAAAGGAATCAAGATTGCTTCGGTAAATAAAGGAAAAGTCGATATTGTATCAGAAGATGTATCCAAATTAAATGGCTTACAACTTGTCGGCCAAAAATTAGGCATATCTCTGCAAGAAATGGTAGCAGTCGGCTCATACGAAGATGATATAGAAATGCTTGAACAAGTAGGATTGGGCGTGGCGATGGGGAACGGAGAGAAATCGGTCAAACAAGTCGCGGACTGGGTGACTAGATCAAACGACCAAAATGGCGTTTCCTACATGATTCGCGAAGTGTTTCGTAAACAATTACGCGTACAAGTGGAATAA
- a CDS encoding YhzD family protein, with the protein MSEYFLTVYEPSGEVLVNERIEAANDEVAKELGQKKITENQHQNHTHRLTRSGKLIMFHV; encoded by the coding sequence ATGAGTGAATATTTTTTAACGGTGTATGAACCTTCAGGGGAAGTACTTGTAAACGAACGAATTGAAGCAGCAAATGACGAAGTAGCAAAAGAATTAGGCCAGAAAAAAATTACAGAAAACCAACACCAAAACCACACCCACCGCCTAACCCGCTCAGGAAAACTAATCATGTTCCATGTGTAA
- a CDS encoding GntR family transcriptional regulator, producing MKLPITVQEGTRTPIYHQIEEQIKALIVSGHVTTGMPLPSIRALSKDLACSVITTRRAYQNLEQQGYIKTSQGKGTFVAEIEESLKIETKNETVYQTLKQAIEVGRRHDYSDLELKELFEKVLIEGIK from the coding sequence ATGAAACTACCGATAACCGTTCAAGAAGGAACAAGAACGCCAATCTACCACCAAATTGAAGAGCAAATAAAAGCATTAATCGTGTCGGGGCATGTGACAACTGGAATGCCACTTCCTTCAATTAGAGCTTTATCTAAAGATTTGGCATGCAGTGTCATTACAACGCGCCGTGCCTATCAGAACCTTGAGCAGCAAGGATATATCAAAACGAGCCAAGGTAAAGGAACATTTGTTGCAGAGATCGAGGAAAGCTTAAAAATAGAAACGAAAAACGAGACAGTCTATCAAACATTAAAGCAAGCGATTGAAGTAGGTAGAAGGCATGATTATAGCGATTTAGAATTGAAAGAACTTTTTGAGAAGGTATTAATAGAGGGGATTAAATAA
- a CDS encoding ATP-binding cassette domain-containing protein translates to MLKLQNVKKDVDESFQLGPISFDVEAGMTYALVGNNGAGKSTLFQIIMDLVHRDEGQIIRLQETGSATGWKAAFAYVPQTTKMYQGFSLQQLADFFMMSYPGWDQTEFKRLIEMFHLPLKKQMDKMSAGMQKKAMLALALARPTTLLLLDEPLAGVDIEGQEQMKDELVRYMERGKEQTIVFATHSADEVKVLADYITLMKDGQLAGRYEKDSLMTVWKRIWVRTEGKAIPSMNSICQIRSQGSLTECIVSDIYKAEEELSRHGLTIETTQQLELGEILRYLLKYETNV, encoded by the coding sequence ATGTTAAAGTTGCAAAATGTCAAAAAAGATGTGGATGAATCTTTTCAGCTTGGTCCGATCTCGTTTGATGTAGAGGCTGGGATGACTTACGCTCTCGTTGGAAACAACGGGGCAGGTAAGTCGACACTTTTCCAAATCATCATGGACTTAGTGCATAGAGACGAAGGGCAGATTATTAGACTCCAAGAAACTGGTTCTGCTACAGGTTGGAAGGCAGCTTTTGCCTATGTACCACAAACGACTAAAATGTATCAAGGCTTTTCATTACAGCAATTAGCTGATTTTTTTATGATGAGTTACCCGGGATGGGACCAAACGGAATTTAAACGATTAATTGAGATGTTTCATCTCCCGTTAAAAAAACAAATGGATAAAATGTCTGCTGGAATGCAGAAAAAAGCAATGCTAGCTCTTGCTTTGGCTAGACCAACCACTTTATTACTACTAGATGAACCGTTAGCAGGAGTCGATATTGAAGGCCAAGAGCAGATGAAGGATGAATTGGTTCGTTATATGGAGCGAGGAAAAGAGCAGACGATCGTATTTGCGACCCATTCAGCAGATGAAGTGAAAGTATTAGCAGACTATATTACTTTAATGAAAGATGGTCAATTAGCTGGTAGGTACGAGAAAGATTCATTAATGACGGTGTGGAAACGAATTTGGGTTCGAACTGAGGGAAAAGCCATCCCTTCAATGAATAGTATCTGTCAAATCAGGTCACAAGGATCTTTAACAGAATGTATCGTCTCAGATATTTATAAAGCTGAAGAAGAACTTAGTCGTCATGGTTTAACAATTGAAACTACGCAACAATTAGAATTAGGTGAAATTTTACGATATCTATTAAAATATGAAACAAATGTATAG
- a CDS encoding ABC transporter ATP-binding protein has product MTLKIANITKRFGSAVAVDRLSLDIPKGELFGMLGANGAGKTTTFRMMLGLLEPSEGEMTWSGEKIDYSKTNVIGYLPEERGLYPKLKVREQLIYLGRLKGMPKKDIIIEMRKWLEQFKIAEYETKRIEELSKGNQQKIQFIAAIIHKPELLILDEPFSGLDPVNAELLKEAVLELKNNGTTIIFSSHRMDHVEELCQFLCIMHHGRPVVQGNLREIKRSFRNKFIVIEGDRSFETLRAFPGVINFKQKQEGVRIQVQDEAVAKQIFAEVAKEGYVRKFEVEEPSLKDIFIEKVGTDYA; this is encoded by the coding sequence ATGACATTAAAAATAGCAAACATTACAAAGCGTTTCGGATCAGCCGTTGCGGTTGATCGCCTCTCTTTGGACATACCAAAGGGAGAACTGTTTGGGATGCTCGGGGCCAATGGAGCCGGAAAAACAACCACATTTCGAATGATGCTGGGACTGTTAGAGCCTTCAGAAGGTGAAATGACGTGGAGCGGAGAAAAGATTGATTACTCAAAGACCAATGTTATTGGGTATTTACCTGAAGAGCGTGGGCTTTACCCGAAATTAAAAGTAAGGGAACAATTGATTTACTTAGGGCGACTGAAAGGCATGCCTAAAAAAGACATTATCATTGAAATGAGAAAATGGCTGGAACAGTTTAAAATTGCAGAGTATGAAACCAAAAGGATCGAAGAGTTATCTAAAGGAAATCAGCAAAAAATTCAATTCATTGCAGCGATCATCCATAAACCTGAACTGCTTATTTTAGATGAACCTTTTAGTGGACTTGACCCAGTGAACGCAGAGTTGTTAAAAGAAGCGGTGTTGGAATTAAAGAATAATGGGACCACTATCATCTTTTCAAGCCACAGAATGGACCATGTAGAAGAACTCTGCCAATTCCTATGTATCATGCATCATGGTCGGCCTGTCGTCCAAGGGAATTTAAGAGAGATTAAACGCAGTTTCCGCAATAAATTTATAGTGATTGAGGGAGATCGCTCATTTGAAACGTTACGAGCATTCCCTGGAGTCATTAATTTTAAACAAAAACAAGAAGGCGTTCGTATCCAAGTGCAAGATGAGGCCGTAGCCAAACAAATCTTTGCTGAGGTAGCTAAAGAAGGATATGTGCGAAAATTTGAAGTTGAGGAACCAAGCTTGAAAGACATCTTTATCGAGAAAGTAGGGACGGACTATGCGTAA
- a CDS encoding ABC transporter permease, whose amino-acid sequence MRNFSIILAHTYKNRLLSKAFLISTAFTLLFMLIMINMDQIFMMFERDAEDRLTTVAVQDERGDYFEALSDQLEVHADQIELVNVEMSDDELLEVVSTGEYEAALIVTTNEEGVPQATYYSDSLTQQFTPMQLQSALQQVKESNAAEGLGLSNEELAEIYSPVVFETSTVSDSARSETELNQARSIVFVLIFIIYFSVLLYGNMIATEIATEKSSRVMEILVSSASPVAQMFGKIVGIGLLALTQYALILVVAITSSVVRSTDSANPLSQLQEMLGGDVALDLIGFAILFFILGYLLYATLAATLGSLVSRTEDVNQVVGPINLLVIVAFFIAMFGLNAPDSSFVTMASFIPFFSPMIMFLRIGVLNVPAWELALSIGILVASIAALAFIGAKIFKGGVLLYGKTSAFKSISKALQMSKKE is encoded by the coding sequence ATGCGTAACTTTAGTATCATTCTTGCTCATACATATAAAAATCGCTTACTGTCAAAGGCATTTTTAATTTCTACAGCCTTTACACTTTTATTTATGCTCATAATGATCAATATGGATCAAATTTTTATGATGTTTGAACGTGATGCAGAAGACCGTTTAACAACGGTGGCGGTACAAGATGAGCGTGGAGATTATTTTGAAGCATTATCAGATCAACTAGAAGTTCACGCGGATCAAATTGAGTTAGTTAACGTAGAGATGTCAGATGATGAGTTATTAGAAGTTGTCTCAACAGGAGAATACGAAGCAGCATTAATCGTTACGACAAACGAAGAAGGCGTACCACAAGCGACGTATTATTCTGATTCTTTAACTCAACAGTTTACTCCGATGCAACTTCAAAGTGCCTTGCAACAAGTTAAAGAATCGAATGCCGCAGAAGGATTGGGATTAAGCAACGAGGAATTAGCTGAGATTTATTCGCCCGTGGTTTTTGAAACTTCTACAGTTAGTGATTCGGCAAGATCTGAAACCGAACTAAATCAAGCAAGATCGATTGTATTCGTTCTAATTTTTATTATCTACTTTTCTGTGTTGCTTTACGGCAATATGATCGCAACAGAAATTGCAACAGAGAAATCGTCAAGAGTGATGGAAATCCTTGTGTCAAGTGCCTCTCCAGTTGCTCAAATGTTTGGGAAAATTGTTGGAATTGGGTTACTAGCCTTAACTCAGTATGCGTTAATTCTAGTTGTTGCAATCACGAGCTCAGTCGTCCGCTCAACAGATTCAGCTAATCCATTATCACAATTACAAGAAATGTTAGGTGGCGATGTAGCCCTCGATCTCATTGGATTTGCGATTCTCTTCTTTATTTTAGGCTATTTACTTTATGCGACACTCGCTGCCACTTTGGGCTCGCTTGTGAGTCGCACGGAAGATGTTAATCAAGTTGTTGGACCTATTAATCTTCTAGTGATTGTGGCGTTCTTTATTGCGATGTTCGGTTTAAATGCACCTGATTCAAGCTTTGTCACGATGGCGTCGTTTATTCCATTTTTCAGTCCGATGATTATGTTTTTACGGATTGGTGTATTAAATGTTCCTGCATGGGAGCTCGCTCTCTCAATCGGGATTCTGGTTGCCTCAATTGCCGCGCTGGCATTTATAGGAGCTAAAATCTTTAAAGGTGGCGTGCTTTTATATGGAAAGACTTCCGCGTTTAAATCGATTAGTAAAGCTCTGCAAATGTCGAAAAAAGAGTAG
- the yidC gene encoding membrane protein insertase YidC — MIVLLMALTGCAANGQPITAETEGVWNHFFVYPLSWLLISVAELLNGSFGLSIIVVTIVIRFFLLPLMVKQQKSSRAMQALKPEMEALQKKYKQGEKRDPKEQQNMQKELMALYRDKGVNPMAGCLPLFIQLPVMMAFYFAIMRTEVIALHSFLWFDLGQPDPLYLLPVIAGITTFFQVKMTSFQLQDQMKIIMYIMPVMIVVAGVTLPSALSLYWVVGNVFMIIQTYFIVVRFEQLKLKTEISK, encoded by the coding sequence ATGATAGTTCTTTTAATGGCACTTACGGGGTGTGCAGCAAATGGACAGCCGATTACTGCCGAAACAGAGGGAGTGTGGAATCACTTTTTTGTTTATCCGCTTTCTTGGTTACTAATCAGCGTGGCGGAATTACTAAATGGTAGCTTTGGTTTATCAATCATTGTCGTGACGATCGTGATTCGATTCTTCTTATTGCCTCTAATGGTAAAACAACAGAAGAGCAGTCGAGCGATGCAAGCCCTTAAACCAGAGATGGAAGCTCTTCAGAAAAAATATAAACAAGGTGAAAAGCGTGATCCAAAAGAACAGCAAAATATGCAAAAAGAGTTGATGGCTCTCTATCGTGACAAGGGTGTGAATCCAATGGCGGGTTGCTTGCCGCTCTTTATCCAGCTCCCAGTCATGATGGCGTTTTATTTTGCGATTATGCGGACAGAAGTTATTGCGCTGCACTCGTTCCTTTGGTTTGATTTAGGCCAACCAGATCCGCTTTATTTATTACCAGTTATCGCGGGAATTACGACATTCTTTCAAGTGAAGATGACGTCATTCCAACTACAAGATCAGATGAAAATCATTATGTACATTATGCCAGTCATGATTGTTGTTGCAGGCGTGACGTTACCATCTGCCTTATCACTATACTGGGTAGTGGGGAATGTGTTTATGATTATTCAAACCTATTTCATTGTAGTTCGCTTTGAGCAACTTAAGCTAAAAACCGAGATATCGAAATAA
- a CDS encoding response regulator transcription factor — protein MGQYLVYLVEDEQNLSEVLKAYLEKEGWEVRVFNDGDAARDALEDKPHLWILDIMLPGTDGYQLLKGIKENGDTPVIFISARDQDLDRVLGLEMGSDDYLAKPFLPQELVIRTKKLLNRAYGTSSQDQKKIELNQYMIDPVGRTVVDSEVSEEEIVDLTTKEMDLILLLTGEIGKAFSREKIIEHVWGENYFGSERAVDDVVRRVRKKMPRIHLETLYGYGYRVLSS, from the coding sequence ATGGGACAGTATCTCGTTTATCTCGTTGAAGATGAACAAAACTTATCAGAAGTTTTAAAAGCCTATCTTGAAAAAGAAGGTTGGGAAGTTCGTGTATTTAATGATGGCGATGCAGCCCGAGATGCACTTGAGGACAAGCCGCATCTATGGATTCTAGATATTATGTTACCAGGAACAGATGGGTATCAATTATTAAAAGGAATTAAAGAAAATGGGGATACACCTGTTATTTTTATCTCTGCACGAGATCAAGATTTAGATCGTGTACTAGGTCTTGAGATGGGGAGTGACGATTACTTAGCCAAGCCGTTCTTGCCACAAGAATTAGTTATTCGCACGAAAAAGCTGTTGAATCGTGCGTATGGCACCTCATCACAGGATCAAAAGAAGATTGAATTAAATCAGTACATGATTGACCCAGTTGGACGTACTGTAGTTGATTCCGAAGTGAGTGAAGAGGAAATTGTTGATTTAACAACAAAAGAAATGGATCTAATCTTACTGCTAACAGGTGAGATTGGAAAAGCCTTTTCTCGTGAAAAAATTATCGAGCATGTTTGGGGCGAAAATTACTTTGGTTCAGAGCGTGCGGTCGATGATGTAGTGAGACGTGTTCGTAAAAAGATGCCTCGTATTCACCTAGAAACATTATATGGATACGGTTATAGGGTCCTCTCTTCATGA
- a CDS encoding sensor histidine kinase produces the protein MIKVNLAKRIWLAFISLIVLVGLSIIIIYPISIKGTLTEETYRLIETAQTRYAYPLLDLLDPKDDKGGFIDRREAGDIGHFFIHDTVGRAPVGNDFPPPDVLMEMAQNAYKQESSRGRYEIQYGEATVFYVISKAQIERTPGYHISYMWDTYRDQMVNRLWERLLYLLILTSGLSLLPAIWLKHYLRQPLIVLGNHLEQIANRDWKEPLKWDGDEDFQRLSDQFEKMRQNLNSYDRAQKTFIQHASHELKTPIMVIKSYAQSVKDGILPKENLEQTMNVIIEEGNRMERRVVDMLYYTKLDSLKEETPKHEEIIFGSVAFQIEERFRVQREDVKIKINGADTLIHGDAEQLEVLLENLVENALRYAIDTIWITAQSFDDRVEISVENNGEPIQEVDLPQIFNPFYKGNKGKFGLGLAIVKRIAELHQGYPEIENSDVGVKFVITFPRPAVIEQQVNKTKKKEKKS, from the coding sequence ATGATCAAAGTGAACTTAGCCAAACGAATTTGGCTTGCTTTTATTTCACTCATTGTTTTAGTAGGGTTATCGATCATTATTATTTATCCGATCTCTATTAAAGGAACATTAACAGAGGAAACGTATCGCTTGATTGAGACAGCTCAAACAAGATATGCGTATCCTTTACTAGATTTACTCGATCCTAAAGATGATAAGGGCGGTTTTATTGACCGACGTGAAGCAGGGGATATTGGACATTTCTTTATCCATGATACGGTCGGACGAGCTCCAGTGGGGAATGATTTTCCGCCTCCAGATGTATTAATGGAAATGGCTCAAAATGCTTACAAACAAGAATCATCCAGAGGTCGTTATGAAATTCAGTATGGCGAGGCAACTGTTTTTTATGTGATTTCAAAAGCACAAATTGAACGAACGCCCGGCTATCATATTTCATACATGTGGGATACGTATCGTGATCAAATGGTTAATCGGTTATGGGAAAGACTGTTGTATTTATTAATTTTGACAAGTGGACTAAGTTTATTACCAGCTATTTGGCTCAAGCATTATTTAAGACAGCCTTTGATTGTGCTTGGAAATCACTTAGAGCAGATTGCCAATCGCGACTGGAAAGAGCCTCTAAAGTGGGATGGCGATGAAGATTTCCAACGTCTCTCTGATCAATTTGAGAAGATGAGACAAAACCTAAATAGCTACGACCGGGCGCAAAAAACCTTCATTCAACATGCCTCGCATGAGTTGAAGACACCGATAATGGTTATTAAAAGCTATGCTCAATCGGTGAAAGATGGTATTTTACCGAAAGAAAATTTAGAACAAACGATGAATGTCATCATTGAAGAAGGGAATCGAATGGAACGTCGTGTTGTTGATATGCTTTATTACACGAAGTTGGATTCGTTAAAAGAAGAGACGCCAAAGCATGAAGAAATCATCTTTGGCTCAGTAGCCTTTCAAATTGAAGAGCGTTTCCGTGTGCAACGTGAGGACGTGAAAATCAAAATCAATGGTGCAGATACATTAATTCATGGCGATGCTGAACAGCTAGAGGTTTTATTAGAGAATCTCGTTGAAAATGCGTTGCGTTATGCAATAGATACGATTTGGATAACGGCCCAATCATTTGATGACCGTGTAGAAATTAGTGTAGAGAACAATGGTGAACCAATTCAAGAGGTCGATCTTCCGCAAATCTTTAACCCGTTTTATAAGGGTAATAAAGGGAAATTTGGATTAGGGCTTGCGATTGTTAAGCGTATTGCAGAATTACATCAAGGCTACCCTGAAATTGAGAATAGCGATGTTGGTGTGAAGTTCGTTATTACATTCCCTAGACCAGCTGTGATCGAACAACAAGTGAATAAAACGAAGAAGAAGGAGAAGAAGTCATAG